TGCCCACCAGCGAGCGCAGGAGCAACGCCGTCACGTCCAACGCCCGCTCCGGATCCGTCCCGCTCAGCTCACCCACCGTACGACGCATGGGAGCAGCCGTGAGCTCGAGGTCGCCGCGCGTGGTCTCGTCCGAGAGCGCGGCCGCCGCCACACACGAAAGCCGCGCCGGCTCCACCGGTTGAGCCAGCTCGCGGCCCAGGAGCGAGAGCATCGGGACGTTCGGATCCAGCACGTCGGCCGCGGTGCCGAGGGGATCCGTCTCCGCGCCCTGGGCCGCCGCCCAGCAGTCCTCCAGCTGAAAGCTGGTGTCGAACCGCGCCAAGGCGCTCACCCGCGAAAGCTCCTCGCGGATCAGCGCGCTCAGCTCCGGCGCCGCCGCATCCCACCACTTCGACGGCCGCGCGCTGACCGGGGGCGCGCCCTCCGCGCTGAACAGTCCGCGTTCCGAGGGGGGCTTCACGCTGTTCGGGAGTCGGATCAGCGGCGGCGCTTCCGAGGCGGCCGCCGCCGGCACCGTCGCTGCCAGCGGGCTCGCACGGCTGATGGTGGACAGCTCCGCCGCCAGCGGCAAAAGAGTAGCTACCTCGGCGTGCTCCGCCACGCTGGACAGCGCCGCCAGCGCCGTGCGCGCGTCGGAGTAGCGCTCGTGGGACGCGACGAGCAAGAAGCGATCGACGAGCTCGGTGAGCACCAGCGGCGCGCGCGGTGCGATCTCCGCGAGAGAGATCGGGCGCCGCGCGCGGGCACTGGCTGCCAGCTCGAGCTCCGTTCGTCCGTCGTATGGGGGCAGCCCGGTGAGCAGAAAGAAGGCCAGGGCGCCGAGCGACCAGACGTCCGCCGCGGCGTCCACCAGGGCCGTACCCAGCTCGGTTTCCGGCGCCGCGAAGGCAACCCACCGCGGCCAGCCGAGGCGTCGCACGCGCGCTGCTTCCGCGCGGAGACCGACAAAACCAAAATCCAGGAGCTTGACGCTCCCGTCGTCCATCAAAAAGACGTGACCCGGATGCAGCGCACCGTGCAGCGTGCCCTGAGCGTGGGCGCGAGCCAGCACCTCCGCGATGGCGTGGCAAATGCGAAGGCACTCCCGGGGCGCGAGCTTGCCCGGCCGGCGCGCCACCAGTGCGGCCACGCTCTCACCGGACAACAGCGGGCCGACGGCGAAGTGGCGGTCGCCCTCGCTGCCGACTTCCAGTGGCGGCGCGGTGTCCTCCGGCGCCACGTCCGGTGCCTGCGCCAAGAGCTCGGCAAAGCGCTCTGCCATGCTCTCCGAAAGCTCCGGGTGCAGCACGCGAAGCACCTGCTTGTCGCCGGCATCGTTCACGGCGGCGTAGGTGGTCGTGAGCGTGCCCGCAGTCAGCAGCGCTTCGATGGTCCTGCCACCCACACGTGCTCCGCGCTTGGCGTCGTCCAAGTCGCGAAGTGTAGATCAGGGCGGAAGCGGCGGGAAAATCGCTATCCAGCGGCGGCGGGCAAGATGACCGGCTCGCGAGCACCCACGCCGCGCCACCAGGGCTCGACGCCGTGGCTTCGGGCGGGCTCGAGGGCTGCCCCGAGCCGGGGGATGAATAGAGAAGTGTTTGTTGGCTCGGCGCGGGCAAGGAGCGTTTCGACCGGCTCGTCCCAGGCGTGGAGCGCGAGATTGAACGTCCCCCAGTGCACGGGCATCAGGGTGCCGCCGCCGAGCAACGCGTGCGCGGCGAGGGCGTTGTCGGGCCCCAGGTGGATCTGCCCCCAGGCCTCGTGAAAGGCGCCGATCTCGAGCAGCACCAGATCGAAGGGGCCGAGACGGCGGCGAATGAGGGCGTATTCCTCGGTGAGCCCGGTGTCTCCGCTGAAGAACACCGAATGGCGCGCCGTGCGGAGCGCCATTCCGGACCACAGCGTGAGGTTGCGATCGCGCAGGCCACGTCCCGAGAAGTGCTGCGATGGAGTGGCGGTGATCCAGAGCTCCGCCTGCGGTAGTCGGACCTGCTCCCACCAGTCCAGCTCAACGATGCGTTCCGCAGGGACGCCCCAGGCTTCCAGGTGTGCGCCCACACCGAGGGACGTGTAGAAGGGCACGCCGAGCTCCGCCAGCTGACAGATGCTGGGGTAGTCGAGGTGATCGTAGTGGTCGTGGGAGATCACGACGGCGTCCAACGGCGGCAGTGCGGAGACGGGCACGGGCGCGGGTTGAAAGCGCTTGGGTCCGGAGAAGGAGAACGGCGACGCGCGGGGGCCCCACACCGGATCGGTGAGCACGCGGACGCCGTCGATCTCGAGCAGCACGGTGGAGTGGCCGAGCCAAGTTGCGCGCAGGCCCGTCTCCGCGGGGCGCGCCCACACGCCGCGGGGATCCACACTGGGGAGCGGCGCGGGCGGAGAGCGCCGCTGCCCACCGGTGAGATACTCGCCGATGGTCGACCAGGTGGTGCCGGGGCGGAGCCCCGGGGACACGGCGGCGGTGTTGCGAAAGCCGGTCTCGTGCCACTGGGCGCTGGCGCTCATGCGCTCGAGGCGCAGGCCCGCGGCGCGACTACCAAAGGCGGAACCCGGCATACTCCAACATGTATGGCCGAAATCCCCGGCCGCAACCGTCGGGCTCACTCCCCCATCAGCACGAACACGTTTTTTGGATCGATCATCACGTGGTCGAAGCGCCCGGCGCCGCCGGAGAGGCTCGCATTCGAGCACCCACGAATGTGTGAGGAGAGCCAGAAAGGTCGCTCAGGAATGTGCGACGGGACCCCGGATTCTTCGGCTCGGCTGTCCGTCGTCATCCTGCGCCCTCAGGGGTCGGTGATTCGAGCCGATCCTTCGGGCATCATGGCTTTTGGAGGAGCCGATGGGGAAGAAGAACCGAGACAAGGAAGCGGACGTCGAGAAGCAGGATGGCGAACAGGGCGACGGCTCCAAGAAGCTCAAAACCAAGCGCTACGAGAAAGAGCTTCGCCGCTTGCAGATCGAGCTGGTCAAGCTCCAGGAGTGGATCAAGCACGAAGGCCTGAAGGTCGTCGTGATTTTCGAAGGGCGTGATGCCGCCGGTAAGGGCGGCGCCATCAAGCGCATCACGGAGTGCTTGAACCCGCGCGTGTGTCACGTGGTTGCGCTGCCGGCGCCGACGGAACGCGAGAAGACCCAATGGTACTTCCAGCGCTACGTGGCACACCTGCCCGCGGCGGGCGAAATGGTGATCTTGGATCGCAGCTGGTACAACCGCTCGGGCGTCGAACGCGTGATGGGCTTCTGCAGCGACGACGAGTACCGGGAGTTCTTGCGCTCGTGCCCGGAGTTCGAGCGCATGTTGATCCGCTCCGGTATCACCCTCATCAAGTACTGGTTCTCGGTGAACCCCGAGGAACAGGAGCGCCGCTTCCAGAGTCGTCTCAAGGACACCACCAAACGCTGGAAGCTGTCGCCCATGGACCTCGCGTCCCGCGAGCGGTGGGTGGAGTACTCCAAGGCCAAGGACGAGATGTTCGCCTACACGGACATCAAGCAAGCGCCCTGGTACGTGGTGGATGCGGACGACAAGAAGCGGGCTCGGCTGAACTGCATCAGCCACCTGCTCTCCATGATCCCGTACGAGGATTTGACGCCGGAGCTACCCAAGCTGAAGCCTCGGTTGCACGTCCGCGACACCATTTCTCCGGAGCTCGGCTACGTACGCCCGCCCATCTCGGACCAGACGTTCGTTCCGGATCACTACGGCAAGACCTGAGGCTTCAGCTCGAGCACTGCTCGAAGGCCGGCAGGTGGCGTTCTTTCGACACCTGCTGCAGGTGCAAGAAGACGCACTTCACGTCGTCCGGTAGCGACTGCTTCATGAGCTCGTCGTACAGGGCGATGTTCTTCTTCTCGGCGTCCACGCCCAGCTTGCACACGGCCTTGGCGTCCCCGAGCTTGGGCGGCGTGAAGCTCGGCCGCGCGGGCACCGCGTTGCCGTGGGTCTCGAGCACGTAGGTCAGCGCTTGGGCGTGGCGCTCTTCCATGCGCACCACGTTCGCGAGACGCACCGACATCAATTGAGTCCTTGCCGCTTGGTAGGTGGCCTGCGCTTGCCATTCGTCTTGCAAGGCGCGGACGACGGCCTTCTCCGTCGCCGCGTCCAGCGGCGTGCTGCCCACGTTGCACGCGGCGATGCCCGGGCCGATGCCGCCACCGCCGCCCGGCCCGCGACCCATGCCCATCCCGGGCCCCATGCCCATGCCGCCTTGGGGACCCATGCCCATGCCGCCCTGGGGCCCCATGCCTTGTCCCATGCCACAAGCGCCGGCACCCATGCCGCCGCCGAGACCGCGACCCATGCCTCGGCCGCCGCCCCGCGGACCCATGCCCTGTCTCAGGCCCATTCCGCGGCCAGGACAGTTGCCGCAATTGGCCGTCGCATTCTGCTGTTGGCAGGGACACGGCGCAGCCGCTTGGGGAGCTGCGGGCGCCGGGTCGTTGGCCGTGGTCTTCGGTTGTTCCTGAGCGGCACAGCCGAAAGCGAACAAGGCGACGGAGAACAAAGCACTGGGGCGGAGGAACGACGTCATGCCTCCGAGCGGAGCAATGATCGTACCGGGAAATCCTCACTCGACGGCGTCGGATTCCCGCAAGGCTTGCGAGGGTGTTCCCGCTTCGGTGCAGCTCCTGCGATTGGGCAAATTGTCGCAGAGGAACTGTCGGCACTCCTGCGCGAAGCGCTTGGGGAACTCCTCGTGGGCGAACAGCTTGGCCCCTTCGATCTCGACCAGGTCCGCGGGTCCCGCGAGCTGCTTCAACATCTGCCGTGCGTTGTCGATGGGAAAGAAGGGATCTTCCGGACCCCAGATCAAACGCACGGGTGCAGGGATCTTCGCGTGCAACGCCGGCATGGCCTCGGCCATGTCGAGCTCGATGTTCTTGGCGAGCAGCATCTGGCCCTGTGCCACACGCTTGGACTCGAGCAGCGGACGCACGAACAAGTCGAAGAACTCGCCGTCCACGAAGTGGGGATCGCGAAAGCAGCCGCCGAAGCCGAGCGCGGAACGGCGCACGGCGCCGATCCGCAACATGGACAGCAGCGCGGCGCTGCCAAGGGGCACGTTCGCCAGCGCCACGTACACCTTCACCTGCCAGGGAACGTGGGCCGGAACCTCGGTGTTGCCCAGCACCAACGCACTGACACGGTCGGGATCACCGGCGGCGACGAGCCGGGCGATCAGCCCGCCGCTGTCGTGGGCGATCATCGCGTAGCGTTCGAGGCCGATGGCGTCGATGGCGGAGCGCACCGTCTTTGCGTGCTCTCGCATGCAGATGCGCCGCGGTTCGGTCCAGGTGCTCTCGCCGGTGCCCGGTAGATCGAACAGGTGGCAGGTGAAGTCCGCCGAGAGCTCCGGCACGATGTGGCGAAACGTGGCGGAGTGCAGCGGCCAGCCGTGGATGAAGACCACGTCCGGGCCGCTCCCCACGCGGCGATAGGCGAGTTGGCTGTGACCGACGTCGATGAAGCGTGTTTCGTTCATGACGACAACCTGCAGCCCGTCCGCTCGGTCATCAATTACCCGACCGGGTAAGCGACACCCCGCGGCGCTGGGGTTACGGTGACGGCGTGACCAAGTCCAAATTGTTCCCGGCTCTGCTCAAGCACTGGCGCTCCTCACGCGGAATGAGTCAGCTCGATCTGGCGCTGAGCGCGGACGTCTCTTCGCGCCACGTGAGCTTCCTGGAGACGGGGCGCGCGTCGCCCAGCCGCGAAATGGTCCTGCGCCTGGGCGCCACCCTCGGTGTTCCTCTCCGTGAGCAGAACGCCATGCTCGTGGCGGCGGGTTTCGCCGAGGAGTTCTCCGAAGCCGAGGGCCTGCCCCCCGCCATCGAGCGCGCCCTCTCGCGCATGCTCGCGCAGCAAGAGCCGTATCCCATGGTGGTGATGAATCGGCTGTACCGGGTGCTGCGCTTGAACGGGGCCGCGGAGAAGCTGCTCGCGCGCTTCGTGGCCGAACCCGCTGCACTGGCGCCCCCGGTCAACGTGCTCGACATGGTGCTCGATCCGCGGCTGTGTCGACCCTTCATCCAAGACTGGGAGCACGTGGCGCGGGACGTGCTGGGTCGCCTGCATCGCGAGTCCTTGGCCAACCCGGCGGACGCGGACTTGTCCGCCCTGTTGGAGTCAGCGTTTCGTCACCCGGACGTGCCGGAGAGCCTGCGCCACCCGGACTTTTCCCGGCCCAGCGAGGCAACCCTGGCGTTTCGCGTCCGGCGCGGCGACCTGGCCATGGGCTTTCTGACGACGTTGACGGTGTTCAGCGCGCCGCAGAACGTGACCTTGGACGAGCTCCGTATCGAGAGCTACTTCCCGCTGGACGAAGCGACGGAGCGCGAGTGCCAGCGTCAGGGCTGATTCCGCGGCGAGCCAACATCAATCGTCACACGGGATGGTGCAGATGCAGATGTGATTGTCGAGGCACTTGAAGTTCTTCGGGCACGGCCCGGAGGTTTCGCACGCCATCGGGAATCCGCGATCGCCGCCGCACACGTCCCGGCACTTGGGCTTGCCGTCCTTGGCCGCGGTTCCGTCGTTCGCCGATTGATCGAAGTAGATGCCGGGAGCCGGCGCGCCCTTGGGCCAGGTGGCGGTGAGCATGCGGCTGCCCCGCTGAGTCCAGGTGAACGCGATCTTGGCGTTCATGCCTTGCCGCAAGGGCAGCACGATGGAGGCCACGCCCTTGTTCTCGTAGGTGAAGTACTCCGGATCCTTCTTGGTGGGCTCGCGGATGCTCACGGTTTGGATCTGCGGTCCGCTGCTCCCCGACGTTCGGCAGCTGACGCGCAGCCACTCCCGCACGCGCTTCGTCTCGCAGCCAAGCGGACCGGAGTGCCGAACGGTGATCTCGGAAGCGGCGTTCCACTCCGCGACGGTGGGCGGCTTGCTGCGCTCCGTCGGGATGCCCTGCGGCACGATCTCCTTGGCGATCTTTTCGATCTCCGGGTCCAGCGTGGCGGCGCTGGGTGCGGGCGCGGGCTCGGTGGCGCTGGGCGTGGGCGCCGGAGGCGTTGTGGAAGGCGCGGTGTCCGCGGAGCCTTGTTTGCAGGCGATGAGCGCGAGGAAGACCAGCACGAGGGCGACAGATCGGGTCATGACAGCGGACGGTAAGCTGCGTGCCCAGCCGCCGAAATGGATTTCGTCATTCCACCAGACGAAGCCCGACGGGTAGCTCGTCCCCGAAGAACTCCGCGCGATCGCTGTCGGCGATGGCGACCAGCTCCCGCACCATGCGCACCCACTCGGGGTCCGCGCCCTGGCGCTCGAGCTCCGCGGCCACGCGCTCCCGCACCGGGGCCGAGAGATCCCGCGCGCGATCCCCGCTCACGCGGGCCAGGTCCCGCGCCGCCCGGGGCGCCGCGCGCACCTCGTCCCACTTCTCGCGCAGGAGGTGGTCGACCCACCGCTCGGCTTCCTTGGCGGGCACCACGTTGTGGGCGCTGCCGTAGATGGGCACGCGGGCACCCAGGCGGCCGATGGCGGACCACAGCCGCGGGTTGCGATCGTTCCAGGTCCGCTCGATGAGCCAATTGCCGAGCTGGGCGCGCCGCCGTGCGGGCACCTGCTCCAGCGCCGCGGACAGCTCCAGCATCTCGTCGTGGGCCTGGGGCTTGAAGCCCTTCGGCTTCTTGCCGCCCTCTCCGGGCGGCGCCAGGAACGGATCGATGCGATCGCGAATGCGCACCTGGAGGTCTTCGGCCAGGCCGCCCGCGACGCGGCGCCAAGCGATCCAGAACTGCTGCCAGCCGCGCGCCTCGTTTGGAAACGAGAGCCCCTGCTCGAACAAGGGCGACAGGGTGCGGATGCGCTGTGGGTCCAGCGGGTGTCCGTAGCCCGGCCGGGAGGTGTAGCCCGCGAGCATCCACCACACGCGCTCGTGATCCGCGCTCCGGCGCCGCGCGGCGTGCAGCGGCCCCAGGACGTCGAACAAGGCCCGCGCGAGCTCGCCGCTCCAAGAGCCGCGCTCGCCCAGCGTCTTTTCCAGGTCGCGCCACAGATCCTTCACGGCGCGTTCCTTCACGTCGCTCTTGCTCTTGCCGAACACCCGGAGCACGAGCTCCTGCGCTTCGTCGAAGCGTGGGCCCTCGGGTCGTACGCTCACGCGCCCAGGGCGCAGCGACTTCTTGGCGACGTCTTCCGGAGCTTCGCTGGGAGTGTCCCCTCGGAGCTCGAACGCCAGCGCGAAGTGGCGCGGCTCCTTCGCATCGAGCTCCACGCAGGAAAGCTCGAGCGTGCCCACCGGCGACAGCTCGCCCTCCAGCGCCACGGTGACTTCCGCGCCGCTGGTCTGCTCCGCGCTGAAGCTGGTGGCGAGCGGCGGTAGGCGTTGGTGTCGCTCTTCGTCGAGGGTCACCACCTCGCCGGCCGCGTCCACCCGGGCATCGTCCGAGGCGTACAGCTCGAAGCGCACCGGGCGACCGATGCGCAGCGCGAGGCGCCGCCCCGAGGCGACGTGCCGCTCGCCTTCCTTCGCGCCACGCGGAACGACGCACACCGCGCGGCCTCCCTCGATGCCCAGGTAGTACCCGTGCGCGCTGCCGCCACCGATGACGATGCCATGGCCGCCGAGGGCGAGGCCGTAGGCCACCGCGCCGCGGGCGACGGCGAGATCCGGATCCGACTCCGGCAGCCGTGTCAGGCCGCTGCTGCTCCACGACGCGAGCATGCTCGTGACGCGATGAGCGATGCGTTCCGCGCGGAACAGACCGCCGTTGAGCAGCACCGCGTGGGGACCGTTCTCGCCTTCTGCGTGCCGCTGAAAGAACTGCGCAATGTGCCGCGTGATCGCCGGATCGTGCTCGTAGGGCAGACCGAAGGCGACCAGGCCCGCGCGGCCGCGCCCCGCTGCGGCGCCCTGTGCCACCGTCGGCAAGAAGCCGTCGAGCACGACGCGCTCCACTTCCGCGCGAGTGAGGCGCGTGCTCAAAGTGCCGCCGACCAGGGCGGAGCCGTGGCCGAGCACCGTCACCGGTGCGTCGTGCGGGGGCGCAGCGCCGAGCAGTGCCTCCTTGGCCCCGCGACACGCCAGTACCAGCTGGCCGAAGCGCTGGGGATCGAGCTTTTTGTCGCCCAGGCGCGATTCCGCCAAGTGGGCGAGCGCGAGGTCCATGTTGTCGCCGCCCAAGAGCAGATGGCGACCCACCGCCACGCGCGTGAGAGCGAAGCCGCCGTCGCTCCGCTCGATGCGGATCAACGTCAGGTCCGTGGTGCCGCCCCCGACGTCCACCACCAGGGCCAGCGCGTGGTCCCGCTCCTCGAGCAGTGGCGTCAGGGCGTCGGTCCCCAGTCGCGCCAGCGCATCGTAGAACGCCGCCTGCGGCTCTTCGAGCAGGCGCACCGTGAGCCCTGCCGCCCGCGCCGCTCGCAGCGTGAGCTCCCGCGCGACCTCGTCGAAGGACGCGGGCACCGTGAGCACGACCTGCTGCTCCGCGAGGGGCGCGTCGGGATGGGCGGCATCCCAAGCGCTCCGCACGTGCGCGAGGATGCGCGCGCTCGCCTCCACCGGAGACAGCCGCGGCAGGTCTTCGTCCTCGCTGCCCCAAGGCAAGATCGCCGCCGTGCGATCCACCCGCGAGTGACACAGCCAGCTCTTGGCGCTCGACACCAACCGCCCCGGCACTTCCTGTCCGCGCCGGCGCGCGAGCTCGCCGATCACCCAGGGCGCATCGCCCCACGGATCCGCCGCGGCTTCCCCCGCCACCGGGGCAAACAAGAAGGACGACAAAAGCGGTCGCGCCGCGAGCTCTCCGCTGCTCACCAGCTGCGGGATCGCGAAGACCTCCGCCTCGGCCCCCGCGCGCAGCGGCGCAGAGGCCACCACCGTATGGGTGGTTCCCAGATCGATGCCGACGACGAGGGCCACGCTGGGGATCTAACACGCCTCCCGAGCCGAGCTTTCCGGGATTATGTCGGTCCGGCGCGAGCCCCGTCGCGGAGCGCGGGCGCGTCACACTGACGCGCCCGCATCGTCACGTCACGGCGTGCAGGTCTTCGCGGCGCCGCCGGTGCACGTCTGCTGGACGCAACCGAGGTTCGGCGCGCCCTGCCCGAAGCTGGTCAGGTCCATGGCGAAGCCGCAGGTGCCGTCGGGATGGCAGCAGCCGGGGAAGTCGATGTTGCCGCCGCCCAGCGGATTCGCGATGGAGAACTGAGGACAGGTGCTGTCCGCGCTACCCGGCTGATCCAAGCCGTAGCAGCCCGGGTCGACACCGATGAAGCCGGACACCGTGGAGTCCACCACCAAGCCGCAGCCAGTGACTGCGCAGCAGGGCTGAAGCGTGATCACGCCCTGAATGCTGAGGCTGTTGCAGGTCGCGCTGCCACAGGCGATGGAACCCGCGCCGGCTTCCGTGGCAGGACCGCTGTCGGGAGTGCCCGCGTCCGAGGCGCCGCCATCTTGCGCCTGTCCGCCGGCACCGCCGGGATCGGAAGGTGCGGGCGAGCATTCATTCGCGACGCCGCCGGTGCCACCGCCGCCGGTCGCGCCGGTACCGCCGGTTCCTGCGCCGCCGGTTGCGGCCGTTCCACCGCTGCCGCCCGCGGCAATGCCGCCACCGCCGCCCGCGGCCGTGCCGCCCAGGCCCGAGTCCGCGCCACCGGTGGCGCTCGAGCCACCGCTGCCGCCGGAATCCGAGCTGCCACCACAAGCGATCGCCAGAATCGGCGTCACCGCGAACACTGCCGTCAACGTCACCAAGCGCCCAAGCTTCCGCATCCCAAAACCTCCGGCCGGGAGATTACGGCATCGTGGGCCGCGAGGACACCGCGACGAGCCAACAATAAAAATGAAAGGTGAGCGGAAGAGGGTCCTCAGCGGGCGCCGTAGTTGTGGCTGCTGGTCTCTTCGTTGCGATCCGTGGCGGGTGGCGGGGTGGGCGACAGTCGCGAGATCTCCCGCATCAGCTCCTCGGAAAGCACGATGTCCGCCGCACGGAGGCAGGGCTCGAGCTGGTCGAGATTGCGAGCGCCCAGCAGCGGTGCGGTGATGGCGGGGTTGGCGGCCACCCAAGCGATGGCGAGGCTGGCCGGGTGGTGGCCGTGGCGCTGGGCGATGCTGCGGAAGCGCTCGGCGATCTCGAAGTTGGACGCATCGCCGTAGCGTGTCTGGTACATCGCGTTGTCGATGATGCGGCCCTCGGACGGGCGCACCGCCACACCGTACTTGCCGCTGAGCAGTCCCCCCGCGAGCGGGCTGTAGCTGAACACGCCCAGCCCTTCCGCCTGGGCCAGTGGCAAGATCTCCACCTCCGCCTGGCGCTTGAGCAGGTTGTACATCGGCTGCATCGCCACGATGGGCGCGAAGCCATGGCGTTCGGCAACGCCCACGGCGCGGGCCGCTTGCCACGCGGAGAAGTTGCTCACCGCCGGGTACAAGATCTTGCCCTGCTGCACCAAGAGCTCCACCGAGCGCAGGGTGTCTTCCAGCGGCGTGACGTCGTCGAAGCGATGCAGGAAGAAGACGTCGATGCGATCCGTGCCCAAGCGCTTGAGGCTCGCTTCCACGGCGCGCACCAGGTGATAGCGCGTGGCACCGCGAGCGTTCACGTCCCCGGAGGTGGGGAAGTACGCCTTGGTGGTGAGCACGACTTCGTCGCGACAGGCGGAAACGAGCTGGCCGAGGATCTCTTCGGAACGACCGTGCACGTAGACGTCGGCGCAGTCGAACACGTTGATGCCCGCGTCCCTACAGCGCCAGAACAGCGCCTTGCTCGTGGCCTCGTCGGCGTCCCCGCCGAAAGACATGGTGCCGAAGGCGAGCTTGGAGACGCGCACGCCGGTGCGCCCCAAGAAGCGATACTCCATGCCCCAGCTTTCCGACTGAGAGCGCGGGGCGTCAATGCTTCAGAACGGCGTCGCGTTCCCCCGATGCGCTCGCGGGAGGCGTCGCGTTTGCGCGCCGCGATGCCAGAGCTCAGCGAAAGCGAAATGAGTCGTCGCTGGTGAGCTCGCGACGAAGCGCTTCGAGCACCTTTGCCGCTCCGGCGAGAGAATCTAGGAAGCCTATCCCGGAGGTGCACCCCGAGCCGGGCGCCCCGTGGCCGCCGAGGGCCGCGACGGCGTGACACCCGTCGCCGGGGCCGAACGGATAGGTCGCCGTGGCTGCAGCGAAGAGCTCATCCCAGTGGGCTTCGTCGGGGTGCTCGAGGAGCGGAAAACGCGAGGTTGAACTGAGACCTCCGTTTCCGCGCCGGACCAACAGGGATCAGCCCCGCACGCTGAGCTCGATCTTCCAGCGCTCGTCGGCGTTCAGTGGCTCGAAGGGCACGGCTTCCAGCAACAGCGTGCCCACGGCGGTGACCTGTGCCGAGAGCCGCACGGGCACCACGTCGCCCTCGGTTCGCCCTTCCGCGGGGAGCGTCACCTCGATGGGGGACAGCTCGTCGAGCTCGGAGGGGTCGTCGAGCTCCGCGCCCGCCGCGTCGTCGCGTCGCACGCTGGAGCCGAAGAAGCGGAAGCGCACTGGCTCGCCCACGATGAGCCCCAGCTCGTGGGGCGGAAGCTCCGCATGGGTGCCCTCTTCCATGCCGAAGGGCGCCACGCACAGCGCGACCACCGGCGGCTCGAAACCAGGGATGGCGGGCGCCGGGCTCTCGATGCCGACGTAGTAGGCGCGCGCGGTACCGCCGCGGATGCGGAGCCCGCGGCCCTTCTTCACCATGCCGAAGTAGGCGGCGCCGCGAGCCACGGCGAGCTCCGGATCGTCCCCCGGCAGTACTCGCGCGGCGGGCGCGCCGTCGGCGGCGAGCCACCCGTTCAACACGCCGAGCAGCCGCTGTCGTAGCGTCTTCGACTTCACCACGCCGCCGTTGAACAGCACCGCCGTGGGTCGCAAGAGCGCACCGCCGCCCTCCACCGCGCGCGCCTGCCGCGTGAGGAACGCCGCCAGGTGCTTCGTGATCGCGGGATCCGCCGCGTACGGCAGACCCAGCTGCGTGAGCCCCGCGCGAGCGCGCTTCGCCGGCAGCTCCGTGACCG
The window above is part of the Polyangiaceae bacterium genome. Proteins encoded here:
- a CDS encoding aldo/keto reductase, coding for MEYRFLGRTGVRVSKLAFGTMSFGGDADEATSKALFWRCRDAGINVFDCADVYVHGRSEEILGQLVSACRDEVVLTTKAYFPTSGDVNARGATRYHLVRAVEASLKRLGTDRIDVFFLHRFDDVTPLEDTLRSVELLVQQGKILYPAVSNFSAWQAARAVGVAERHGFAPIVAMQPMYNLLKRQAEVEILPLAQAEGLGVFSYSPLAGGLLSGKYGVAVRPSEGRIIDNAMYQTRYGDASNFEIAERFRSIAQRHGHHPASLAIAWVAANPAITAPLLGARNLDQLEPCLRAADIVLSEELMREISRLSPTPPPATDRNEETSSHNYGAR